The genomic window TCTTGCTCAGCCAGCTCTCACTTATGGACCTACTTTTCACATCTATTGTTGCCCCCAAGACATTGGTAGATTATCTGTGTGGACAAAATACCATCTCTTTTACAGGCTGCGGGCTTCAAATGTTTCTGGCACTAACACTTGGGGGTGCAGAAGATATACTGCTGGCTTTCATGGCCTATGACCGCTACGTGGCCATTCATCACCCTTTGAACTATATGGTCTTAATGAGACCAACAGTTTGTTGGTCCATGGTGGCTATATCCTGGCTCTTAGCATCTCTGAGTGCTCTTGTGTACACCATCTATACTATGCATTTTCCTTTCTGTAGGAACCAAGAGATTCACCACCTTCTCTGTGAAATACTTCCATTACTAAAGCTTGCATGTGCTGACACTTCACAGTATGAATTCATGGTATACACAATGGGTGTGACCTTTCTTCTGATTCCCCTCTTTGCTATTCTTGCTTCCTATACCTTAGTCTTGAGTGCTGTGTTCCACATGCCTTCAGTACAAGGGAGACAGAAAGCTCTTCTTACTTGCTCATCCCACCTGACAGTGGTTGGGCTGTATTATGGAGCTGCCATGGTAATGTATGTCCTGCCCAGTGCCTACCACAGCCCTCTGCAAGACAATATCCTCTCCATGTTCTATACCATTGTCACTCCAGCCCTAAATCCCCTAATCTACAGTCTGAGAAACAAAGATGTGCTGGGAGCCCTGAAGAAGGTTACAGGGAAAGAGTCCTCATAGCTGAAATGGTAACATCTGAATAAGTATGGAGTATTTTGTTATTAGTGATGAGACTTCACTCTTTATTGGTATTTGAATTCTCCATCCTGTTTCTACCACTCTGGGAAATTGTCTTGGATGCTTTTTATACCCACAATCTGAGTTCATTCTTTTCCTGCTTTAGACTTGGTCCCTGTAGGGCAGATAGACTTAGATCTTAGGCTTTGATTTATGTAACActaatttctctttttgatctgATCTTAACGGTACTGTGTTGCACCCATAACATCAGGGTCAattgtttgcttcttttcttttcttttcttttcttttcttttcttttcttttctttttttttacaaactgagtataatctatGCAATGACAATAATTTCACAAATTCAAAATCATTGTTCTGAGTAACATATACAGAATCTCTAGAATGAAGGCAGTGGAAAATCAATGACCAAGAGGAAATgcctaatatttttttctaaaagcaaagtTTTAAATTCTAAATACTTTTTTCTCCACAGGcccaattatctttttttaaattttatttctaatttacagaataaaacaaacatttcaagagcatagtacaataaaaagggTGATTGCTTATGAAgttgcaaatctactatgcacagcttgctattattttcaaatatacaacaaaatcatcttgtaaatttttttcttttcttccctccccacctcaccctagagatggctaccattagataaaAATGAGTAGGtaggtaggggtgtgtgtgtgtgtgtgtgtgtgtgtgtgtgtgtaattattctgtacatacttctatttatctgttctttctctggatgcagataatatCTTTCTTTATAGTTCATTTGGGTAGCTATagtagtcaaaataacttatttgctcaaagttgttcttagaacaatattgttgttactgtgtacaacattctcttggtcctactcatttcatttttcattatttcatgcaggactttccatgtttttctaaaatcactgagcacataatttcttacagcacagtgatATTTCATCACAATGACATCCCACAACTTGTCCAggcattcaccaa from Notamacropus eugenii isolate mMacEug1 chromosome 1, mMacEug1.pri_v2, whole genome shotgun sequence includes these protein-coding regions:
- the LOC140527406 gene encoding olfactory receptor 2AG1-like; the protein is MELWNITLINSFFLVGILQDSRSPELVCAAITFLYLVAMASNGILLLLIAMDNRLHVPMYFLLSQLSLMDLLFTSIVAPKTLVDYLCGQNTISFTGCGLQMFLALTLGGAEDILLAFMAYDRYVAIHHPLNYMVLMRPTVCWSMVAISWLLASLSALVYTIYTMHFPFCRNQEIHHLLCEILPLLKLACADTSQYEFMVYTMGVTFLLIPLFAILASYTLVLSAVFHMPSVQGRQKALLTCSSHLTVVGLYYGAAMVMYVLPSAYHSPLQDNILSMFYTIVTPALNPLIYSLRNKDVLGALKKVTGKESS